In Deltaproteobacteria bacterium, one DNA window encodes the following:
- a CDS encoding pyridoxal phosphate-dependent aminotransferase, with translation MRRNIEHVGWGQLSYEIRAIVAVAHDLRRLGVDITWENIGDPIEKGEKVPEWIKDIVRDLVSDDKTYGYCATAGVPETREFLAGQVNLRGGIQVTANDIIFYNGLGDAVAKIFGFLRREARVIGPSPAYSTHSSAEAAHSGYEHLTYTLDPDNGWMPDLEDLENKIHYNDSIAGMLLINPDNPTGAVYPREILEKMVDIARRYDIFVVCDEIYAHIVYNGAQTCHLSEVIGEVPGMALRGISKEFPWPGARCGWIEAFNQDRNPAFQKYLSSLMNAKMLEVCSTSLPQYAIPRVMGDPRYLDHLERRKRMFESRVNEAFDILNSYDYIRVTRPQGAFYMAVLFDDGILNDNQTLPLNDAEVRKYVENKVKNVPVDKRFVYYLLGSEGICVVPLTGFCCGRKGFRITLLETDDDKRRDTWHRIGRAVKTYVESI, from the coding sequence ATGAGAAGAAACATCGAACATGTCGGCTGGGGACAACTCAGCTATGAGATACGGGCCATCGTCGCCGTGGCCCACGATCTTCGGCGTCTGGGTGTGGACATCACCTGGGAAAACATTGGCGACCCCATCGAAAAGGGCGAAAAAGTCCCGGAATGGATCAAGGACATCGTCCGGGATCTCGTCTCCGACGACAAGACCTACGGCTATTGCGCCACGGCCGGAGTGCCCGAAACCCGGGAATTCCTGGCTGGCCAGGTCAACCTCCGCGGCGGCATCCAGGTCACCGCCAACGACATCATCTTCTATAACGGCCTGGGCGACGCCGTAGCCAAGATCTTCGGCTTCCTCCGCCGCGAGGCCCGGGTCATCGGACCCTCCCCGGCCTATTCGACCCATTCCTCGGCCGAGGCCGCCCACTCGGGATACGAGCACCTGACCTACACCCTGGACCCCGACAACGGCTGGATGCCCGACCTCGAAGATCTCGAGAACAAGATCCACTACAACGACTCCATTGCCGGCATGCTCCTGATCAATCCGGACAATCCCACCGGTGCGGTCTATCCCCGGGAAATCCTGGAAAAGATGGTCGACATTGCCCGGCGCTACGACATCTTTGTCGTCTGCGACGAAATCTATGCCCACATCGTCTACAACGGGGCCCAAACCTGCCATCTGAGCGAGGTCATCGGCGAGGTTCCAGGAATGGCCCTGCGCGGCATATCCAAGGAATTCCCCTGGCCCGGGGCCCGTTGCGGCTGGATCGAGGCCTTCAACCAGGACCGGAACCCGGCCTTTCAGAAGTATCTGTCCAGCCTCATGAACGCCAAGATGCTCGAGGTCTGCTCCACCTCTCTTCCCCAATACGCCATTCCCAGGGTCATGGGCGATCCGAGGTACCTGGACCACTTGGAGCGGCGCAAACGGATGTTCGAATCCCGGGTCAACGAAGCCTTCGACATCCTCAATTCCTACGACTACATCAGGGTCACCCGGCCCCAGGGGGCCTTCTACATGGCCGTCCTGTTCGACGACGGCATTTTGAACGACAACCAGACCCTGCCCCTGAATGATGCCGAAGTCCGCAAATACGTCGAGAACAAAGTCAAAAACGTGCCCGTGGACAAGCGATTCGTCTATTATCTGCTGGGCTCCGAAGGCATCTGCGTTGTCCCCCTGACCGGGTTCTGCTGTGGCCGCAAGGGCTTTCGGATCACCCTTCTTGAAACCGACGACGACAAACGCCGGGACACATGGCACCGCATCGGCCGGGCCGTGAAAACCTACGTCGAGTCAATCTGA
- a CDS encoding radical SAM protein — protein sequence MPASYLRLFASGELERRARESVARLEDCRLCPRSCGVDRLAEEEGFCRTGRLSRVASYDLHFGEEAPLVGRSGSGTVFFMQCNLACEFCQNWDISHGHECGVRGAEVDAKGLARIMLDLQNRGAVNINLVTPSHVVPQILEALILAAEGGLRLPLVYNSGGYDLPETLELLRDVVDIYLPDVKIWDPDLAGAWLEARDYPERARAAVATMHRQVGNLRIDEKKVARQGVLVRHLVLPEDAAGTGEWMKFLADLSHDMYVNVMGQYRPCGRAGSYPALSRAVWPEEVEAARVMARQAGLSRLDDRESDLVERLFRRLVEP from the coding sequence ATGCCCGCCTCCTACCTCCGACTCTTTGCATCCGGAGAATTGGAGCGCCGGGCCCGCGAAAGCGTGGCCCGCCTGGAGGACTGCCGGCTCTGCCCCCGCTCTTGCGGGGTGGATCGGCTGGCCGAAGAGGAAGGCTTCTGCCGCACCGGCCGTCTGTCCCGCGTCGCCTCATACGATCTTCATTTCGGAGAGGAGGCGCCTCTGGTCGGCCGGTCCGGATCCGGAACCGTGTTTTTCATGCAGTGCAATCTGGCCTGCGAATTCTGCCAGAACTGGGACATCTCCCACGGCCATGAATGCGGGGTGCGAGGCGCCGAGGTCGACGCCAAAGGCCTTGCCCGGATCATGCTCGACCTCCAGAATCGCGGGGCCGTCAACATCAATCTGGTCACCCCGAGCCATGTGGTCCCCCAGATTCTGGAAGCCCTGATATTGGCTGCCGAGGGGGGACTGCGCCTGCCCCTGGTCTACAACAGCGGCGGCTACGACCTTCCCGAAACCCTGGAGTTGCTCCGGGACGTCGTCGACATCTACCTCCCCGACGTCAAGATCTGGGATCCCGACCTGGCCGGGGCTTGGCTCGAAGCCCGGGATTATCCGGAACGCGCCCGGGCGGCCGTTGCCACCATGCACCGACAGGTCGGGAATTTACGGATCGATGAAAAAAAAGTGGCCAGACAGGGGGTTCTGGTCCGCCACCTCGTCCTGCCCGAGGACGCGGCCGGAACCGGAGAATGGATGAAATTTTTGGCCGATCTGTCCCATGACATGTATGTCAACGTCATGGGACAGTACCGTCCTTGCGGTCGGGCCGGATCATACCCGGCCCTGTCCAGGGCCGTATGGCCCGAAGAAGTCGAGGCCGCCCGGGTCATGGCCCGACAGGCCGGCCTGTCCCGACTGGACGACCGGGAGTCGGACCTCGTTGAACGGCTTTTTCGACGCTTGGTCGAGCCCTGA
- a CDS encoding DUF3313 domain-containing protein, with translation MNHRLMKYGSVFFLVMAACLLTSGCAKPPPQSGFLPDYSALRPDPQDESMRWWEKKGVDWTRYKKLQIDPVVVYFHPEAKNRQIEPDVLKELTDHFRTTVIEEMEGVYPVVDKPGPDVLRIRAAITDLVPANPVVNVITTVGVFIPLDMGGASMEAMFLDSTTNELLGAVVDARKGAPVDKDLLAGYTTWGHAKAAFRDWAVMLRESLAVEAGI, from the coding sequence ATGAATCATCGTCTCATGAAATACGGCTCTGTTTTTTTCCTGGTCATGGCGGCCTGTCTGCTGACGTCCGGATGCGCCAAGCCGCCGCCCCAGTCCGGCTTTCTGCCTGACTATTCGGCCCTGCGTCCGGATCCCCAGGACGAGAGCATGCGCTGGTGGGAAAAGAAGGGGGTCGACTGGACCCGGTACAAAAAGCTCCAGATCGACCCTGTGGTGGTCTATTTCCACCCAGAGGCCAAAAATCGTCAGATCGAGCCCGACGTGCTCAAGGAGTTGACCGACCATTTCAGGACCACGGTCATCGAGGAGATGGAGGGGGTGTACCCGGTGGTGGACAAGCCCGGCCCGGACGTCTTGCGCATCCGGGCGGCCATTACCGATTTGGTTCCGGCCAACCCGGTGGTCAACGTCATCACCACGGTGGGGGTGTTCATTCCCTTGGACATGGGTGGGGCGTCCATGGAGGCCATGTTCCTGGACTCGACGACCAACGAGCTCCTGGGGGCGGTGGTGGATGCCAGAAAGGGTGCCCCTGTGGATAAGGACCTTTTGGCCGGATATACGACCTGGGGCCACGCCAAGGCTGCCTTCCGGGACTGGGCGGTCATGCTTCGGGAGTCGCTGGCGGTCGAAGCCGGGATTTGA